A stretch of the Pseudomonas helvetica genome encodes the following:
- a CDS encoding LysR family transcriptional regulator, producing the protein MTNMLDWDSLRFFFAFVHEGSLAAAARSLGVEHATVARRIAALEASLDMKLVDRRGRVYQLTEDGVRVGEYAAQMESASLALRRFADGGESRIEGAVILSAPPAYLGTLVARRLGVLRERYPRLQLTLVGAKSTASLARKETDIAITFSRPDEQSVVAKSLGSLRFYPHASEGYISQREPEEFEFIGYDRSMDDSVQQQWLLDRLEGRPLSVTSNDLRIQALAAVGNAGIVFLPDFLGKEYGLARVDMDHTPLELPIWLAFHEDLRSSLKIRAVLDFLMEGLVQAQEL; encoded by the coding sequence CGTTTTTTCTTTGCCTTTGTTCATGAGGGCTCCTTAGCCGCTGCGGCTCGCTCTCTGGGGGTGGAGCACGCGACTGTGGCTCGCCGAATAGCTGCCCTTGAAGCCTCTTTGGACATGAAGCTGGTAGATCGTAGGGGCCGTGTCTACCAACTGACCGAGGACGGTGTGAGGGTAGGTGAATATGCAGCGCAGATGGAGTCTGCGTCACTTGCGCTCAGGCGATTCGCTGACGGGGGAGAAAGCCGTATTGAGGGTGCGGTGATCTTGTCTGCACCTCCTGCATACCTCGGAACGTTGGTAGCTCGGCGACTTGGGGTATTGCGCGAGCGTTATCCCCGGTTGCAGCTGACGCTCGTCGGAGCCAAGTCCACTGCGTCGCTGGCAAGGAAAGAAACCGATATTGCCATTACCTTCAGCAGGCCGGATGAACAGAGTGTCGTCGCCAAAAGTCTCGGCTCCTTGCGTTTTTACCCGCATGCTAGCGAGGGCTACATTAGTCAACGTGAACCTGAAGAGTTCGAGTTCATAGGCTACGACCGTAGCATGGACGATTCGGTACAGCAGCAATGGCTCCTGGATCGGCTGGAAGGAAGACCGCTTTCCGTCACCAGCAACGACCTGCGCATCCAGGCATTAGCTGCCGTAGGCAATGCTGGCATAGTTTTCCTTCCGGATTTTTTAGGCAAAGAATATGGGCTGGCAAGGGTTGATATGGATCACACACCGCTGGAACTACCCATCTGGCTCGCGTTTCATGAAGATTTACGCAGCTCTCTAAAAATCCGGGCAGTTCTTGATTTCCTCATGGAGGGATTAGTGCAGGCACAGGAGCTGTGA
- a CDS encoding MFS transporter: protein MSSSHPIKSSMAVYRTAWIVTAIFILSNAATPLYSFWQQSLGFASGVLTVIFACYIIGLLLTLTIAGQLSDHYGRKALLLPCVGLAIIAAILFDQAHSIGVLMLARFLTGVSVGLVVSGGMANVVEHAQPHRKHFASLMASVAMVAGAGTGPLLAGVVAQYLPNPIHTVFRVEIAILCVALLALLNQKNQKLGVGTFKPRLPTVAKENLGIVLLGIAFFGPGITSTSFILSLGPKLIATFLGVNSPLVTGCMAFSMFLVAVSVQFAAKRYSSRTVFSLSGIGTVFSMIFVWIALKTGSAPWLIVSALLAGAGQGLGQLGGLTLIADRVPAQRRAEANAVFNMGGYVPAGVIPVVTGYLIDFWGLSIGISSLALIIASLASLALMQLWRHVPKQNQTRTHSEA, encoded by the coding sequence ATGAGCAGTTCCCATCCCATAAAAAGCTCAATGGCTGTATACCGTACAGCGTGGATCGTGACCGCGATTTTTATACTTTCAAATGCCGCTACGCCACTCTACAGCTTTTGGCAGCAGTCCCTCGGTTTCGCGTCGGGGGTGCTAACCGTAATTTTTGCCTGCTACATCATCGGTCTTCTTCTAACGCTCACCATCGCTGGGCAGCTGTCCGACCACTACGGGCGCAAAGCCTTGCTTCTACCCTGTGTGGGGCTGGCTATCATTGCAGCGATTCTGTTCGACCAAGCGCACAGCATCGGCGTCTTGATGCTCGCACGCTTCCTCACCGGCGTTTCGGTGGGCCTCGTTGTATCTGGGGGTATGGCGAATGTCGTCGAGCATGCTCAGCCTCATCGCAAGCATTTTGCTTCGCTAATGGCATCTGTCGCGATGGTGGCTGGAGCGGGCACCGGGCCGCTATTGGCAGGGGTCGTTGCGCAATATCTTCCGAACCCGATCCACACAGTCTTCCGAGTGGAAATCGCGATTTTGTGCGTGGCGCTCCTAGCGTTACTCAATCAAAAGAACCAGAAGCTTGGGGTCGGTACGTTTAAACCGCGCTTGCCCACCGTCGCTAAGGAAAACCTCGGCATCGTGCTATTGGGGATAGCGTTCTTCGGCCCTGGAATAACTTCGACATCATTCATCCTGTCGCTCGGCCCCAAGCTGATAGCGACTTTTCTAGGCGTGAATAGTCCCCTTGTCACAGGTTGTATGGCCTTTTCAATGTTCCTCGTCGCCGTGAGCGTGCAGTTTGCGGCGAAGCGATACAGCAGCCGTACTGTGTTTTCGCTTAGCGGGATCGGTACTGTCTTCTCAATGATTTTCGTGTGGATCGCGCTGAAAACCGGTTCCGCTCCATGGCTGATCGTTTCCGCTCTGTTGGCAGGCGCCGGTCAAGGCTTGGGCCAGTTAGGTGGACTGACCCTTATTGCTGACCGCGTGCCTGCGCAGCGCAGAGCCGAAGCCAACGCAGTGTTCAACATGGGGGGGTATGTGCCCGCTGGAGTGATCCCGGTGGTAACAGGTTACTTGATCGACTTTTGGGGGCTGAGCATTGGAATAAGCTCACTTGCGCTCATTATCGCGAGTCTTGCTTCTTTGGCGCTCATGCAGCTTTGGAGGCACGTCCCTAAGCAAAATCAAACTCGTACACACAGCGAGGCTTAA
- a CDS encoding NAD(P)H-dependent oxidoreductase: MSRLLTIETSPRGDASISRQLTRRFVAAWEAAHPSGAIKIRDLTETSLTFVTAPWLQAYFTPQTQHSPEMKAVLQLSDELVAELLETDHLVISTPVYNYNVPAALKAWVDHVVRKGLTLGFDGKGLVTGKKATVLLASGGVYTNDSPIRDRDIATQYLKLILNVLGITDVTFIAAGGAKAVDLGDIGMRDFLDTFDHQIQKSLV; encoded by the coding sequence ATGTCCAGGCTTCTCACCATTGAAACCAGCCCACGTGGGGATGCTTCAATCTCCCGGCAGCTCACTCGCCGATTTGTGGCCGCGTGGGAAGCTGCACACCCTAGCGGCGCCATCAAAATACGGGATCTAACGGAGACTTCGCTGACGTTCGTGACGGCCCCTTGGTTGCAGGCTTACTTCACCCCGCAAACCCAACATTCGCCTGAAATGAAAGCCGTGTTGCAGCTATCCGATGAGCTTGTGGCCGAGTTGCTGGAAACCGATCACCTGGTTATTTCAACGCCGGTCTACAACTACAACGTCCCTGCGGCGCTCAAGGCGTGGGTGGATCACGTGGTACGTAAAGGCCTGACCTTGGGCTTTGATGGTAAAGGGCTGGTGACCGGTAAAAAGGCAACGGTGCTGCTCGCCTCGGGAGGTGTATACACCAACGACTCCCCGATTAGAGACCGTGACATTGCGACCCAATATTTGAAACTGATCCTGAACGTCCTGGGTATCACCGATGTCACCTTTATTGCGGCCGGCGGCGCTAAAGCTGTAGATCTCGGAGACATCGGCATGCGCGATTTTCTGGATACATTTGATCATCAAATTCAAAAGTCGCTGGTTTAG
- a CDS encoding LysR family transcriptional regulator: protein MIGSLSLDQLRILVTIADTGSFSATGRHLRRAQSAISQSIATLESVQGVRLFDRSGHRPTLTEVGRVLVVQARAVLASAAQFEAMASSTAAGVEPELALAIDPLVPSAPLIESLRAIREAFPHLAVSFSTEGLGGAERRLRNGDAALALCTLIPTVPDDVTALPLLSVNLRPVVASGHPLATLGRRATSADLKPYVQLVLSDPVSPDGPSYGVTGSHQWRFVDLARRMDFLLAGFGWCRMPEHLIADHLASGRLLPLELTAELQRTPDTLTIYAAHMQNRSLGKAGRWLLNDLTHRLCR, encoded by the coding sequence ATGATCGGAAGTCTCAGCCTGGATCAGTTGCGAATCCTTGTAACCATTGCTGATACAGGCAGTTTCTCGGCAACGGGACGTCACCTGCGGCGTGCTCAATCTGCCATTAGCCAGTCGATTGCCACACTTGAGTCAGTTCAAGGTGTGAGGCTGTTTGATCGGAGCGGCCATCGTCCAACGCTCACTGAGGTCGGTAGAGTGCTGGTGGTTCAAGCGCGCGCCGTGCTGGCAAGCGCTGCCCAGTTTGAAGCAATGGCCTCAAGTACGGCAGCCGGGGTTGAGCCGGAGTTGGCGCTCGCCATAGACCCTTTGGTCCCTAGCGCACCGCTCATCGAAAGCCTGCGCGCTATCCGTGAGGCTTTCCCGCATCTGGCAGTGAGTTTTTCTACGGAAGGCTTAGGCGGCGCAGAGCGCCGATTGCGCAACGGCGATGCGGCACTGGCGCTTTGCACATTGATTCCGACAGTGCCCGACGATGTCACCGCATTGCCGCTGCTCAGCGTCAACTTGAGACCAGTAGTAGCCAGCGGGCATCCCCTGGCTACGTTAGGCCGTCGGGCAACAAGTGCAGACCTCAAGCCTTATGTGCAACTGGTACTTTCCGATCCGGTTTCCCCCGACGGCCCTAGCTATGGGGTGACGGGCAGTCACCAGTGGCGGTTTGTAGATTTGGCACGGCGGATGGATTTTTTGCTCGCCGGGTTCGGTTGGTGCCGAATGCCAGAGCATCTGATTGCGGATCATCTGGCTTCAGGACGCCTCCTGCCGCTTGAGTTAACCGCCGAACTTCAGCGCACACCAGACACACTGACGATCTATGCTGCGCACATGCAAAATCGCTCTTTAGGGAAAGCAGGCCGATGGCTTCTGAATGATCTGACCCATCGTCTGTGCAGGTGA